A single window of Ornithorhynchus anatinus isolate Pmale09 chromosome 3, mOrnAna1.pri.v4, whole genome shotgun sequence DNA harbors:
- the LTO1 gene encoding protein LTO1 homolog, with protein sequence MSGERDLFDAITTAEERYHDEGYHEGYTEGSCFGITEGRHYGVIHGAKIALEIGNYQGFALTWKFLLSKGTTDKDSKRMKILETLIGMIQKFPLDDPTYDKLQEDLEKIRGKFKQVCSLLNVQPDFRDKSGCSALSF encoded by the exons ATGAGCGGGGAGCGGGACCTGTTCGATGCTATTACGACGGCCGAAGAGAG GTATCATGATGAAGGCTATCATGAAGGTTATACAGAAGGCAGTTGTTTTGGTATAACAGAAGGAAGACACTATGGAGTAATTCATGGTGCCAAAATTGCTTTAGAG ATTGGAAACTACCAAGGTTTTGCACTTACTTGGAAGTTTCTTCTGAGCAAAGGTACAACTGACAAAGACAG CAAAAGAATGAAGATCCTAGAAACATTAATAGGGATGATTCAGAAATTCCCACTTGATGACCCTACTTATGACAAACTTCAAGAAGATTTAGAGAAAATTAGAGGAAAATTTAAACAG GTTTGCTCATTGCTAAATGTTCAACCCGATTTTAGAGATAAGTCAGGTTGTTCTGCACTGTCATTTTGA